The following proteins are co-located in the Ignavibacteriales bacterium genome:
- a CDS encoding chloride channel protein, producing MKSVKRKYLQKYLIKIRNAQRWFRKYFNRFSFPEYTSFTLFSLLIGIAVGLAAVFFHNSIEFFNKIFFEKTKDGLYFLGAASVIFLPAIGMLIQSFMIRSSPNIAKQKGVSEIIKSVATRNAFIPFRTTLFHFIAPVVCIGSGGTLGPEGPAAQLGGGISSKISQIFNFTDERRKIYTAAGAGAAIAAIFNTPLGGVFFALEIVLLNDFRTATFSSLIIASVTASTISRIFLGNESIFIFSVNAFEQYSHLIYYILLGLVSGFLSLSFIKYSAIVKRLFLKKIYTSKIPQWLVMSFVGILVGLAGFYFKEIYGIGYSSINEILAISLTWKIVLVLLGLKFLLVPLILYSGGYGGVFAPSLFMGACLGYLFTILLNIFFGITVDTTTMILVGMGAVLGGINTIPISAIMIIFEMTQEYSFILPLMLAVIFSTTVVQLILRNSVHVKNLEAEGFKLTDISEKNILTDLLVSEIELHPIELIPDETSLPVLTSKFIENPNSSFYTTNAEGKISGIISENELRPIITEYESLKDVIVAKDIINPDVYFIEGTDSLDYVLKLFSKYNYDQFPVISSGDSSIILGSITRQQVLEIYNRESLKNNLAEGLAREFRSLERYSSIKISEGFSIIELPVPSKFIGKSLSDLRLRNKFGLEILMIKQAAEFLVDNSKLEIKQPDANYLLNQNDILIIFGRDEKIQHFREM from the coding sequence TTGAAATCAGTCAAAAGAAAATATTTACAGAAATATTTAATTAAAATTAGAAACGCCCAACGCTGGTTCAGAAAATACTTTAATAGATTTTCATTTCCAGAGTACACTTCATTCACTCTTTTCTCCTTACTGATAGGAATTGCAGTCGGTTTAGCAGCGGTTTTTTTTCACAATTCAATTGAGTTTTTCAATAAGATATTCTTTGAAAAAACAAAAGATGGACTATACTTTTTAGGAGCCGCCTCGGTAATATTTTTACCTGCGATTGGAATGTTGATTCAATCATTTATGATCAGGTCCTCGCCTAATATCGCAAAGCAAAAGGGGGTCTCAGAAATTATAAAATCGGTTGCTACAAGGAATGCATTCATACCTTTTAGAACAACTTTGTTCCATTTTATTGCACCCGTAGTGTGTATCGGCTCAGGTGGTACATTAGGCCCGGAAGGTCCGGCGGCGCAATTAGGCGGGGGTATCTCAAGTAAAATTTCACAAATATTTAATTTTACCGATGAAAGAAGAAAAATCTATACAGCGGCTGGAGCAGGTGCAGCTATTGCTGCGATATTTAACACACCCCTTGGAGGAGTATTTTTTGCACTGGAAATTGTTTTATTGAATGATTTTCGGACAGCTACTTTTTCTTCTTTAATTATTGCTTCAGTTACAGCAAGTACAATTTCACGAATATTTTTAGGCAATGAATCTATTTTTATTTTCTCTGTTAATGCTTTTGAACAATATTCTCACCTCATTTATTATATTTTACTTGGACTGGTCAGCGGTTTTTTATCCTTATCCTTTATCAAGTATTCAGCTATTGTAAAAAGATTATTTCTTAAAAAAATATATACATCAAAAATTCCTCAATGGCTAGTGATGTCTTTCGTAGGGATTTTGGTTGGGCTTGCAGGCTTTTACTTCAAAGAAATTTATGGCATTGGATATTCATCTATCAACGAAATTTTAGCAATTTCATTAACCTGGAAAATAGTTTTAGTATTGCTTGGTCTAAAATTTTTACTTGTTCCATTAATCTTATATTCTGGTGGTTATGGCGGTGTATTTGCTCCATCGCTATTTATGGGAGCTTGCCTCGGATATCTCTTCACCATTTTATTAAATATCTTTTTTGGAATTACGGTGGATACAACTACAATGATTCTTGTGGGAATGGGTGCAGTTCTTGGAGGGATCAATACCATACCTATCTCGGCGATTATGATAATTTTTGAAATGACACAGGAGTATTCTTTTATACTTCCATTGATGCTTGCAGTTATATTTAGTACTACCGTTGTACAATTGATTTTGAGAAACTCAGTTCATGTGAAAAATTTAGAAGCAGAGGGATTTAAGCTTACTGATATTTCAGAAAAGAATATTCTTACTGATCTTCTTGTTTCAGAAATAGAGTTACATCCGATAGAATTAATACCAGACGAAACATCCTTGCCCGTGTTAACCTCAAAATTTATCGAAAACCCCAATAGTTCTTTTTATACTACTAATGCTGAAGGAAAGATTTCGGGTATTATTTCGGAAAACGAACTTCGTCCAATTATCACAGAATATGAATCTTTGAAAGATGTTATTGTAGCGAAGGATATTATAAATCCGGATGTATATTTTATAGAAGGAACTGATAGTCTCGATTATGTTCTTAAATTATTTTCAAAATATAACTATGATCAATTTCCAGTGATTAGTTCTGGAGATTCATCAATAATATTGGGCTCGATTACAAGGCAGCAAGTATTGGAAATATATAACCGGGAAAGTTTAAAGAATAATTTAGCTGAAGGACTTGCTAGAGAATTTCGATCACTCGAACGATATAGCTCAATAAAAATAAGTGAGGGGTTCTCTATAATTGAATTACCTGTACCGTCAAAATTTATTGGAAAAAGTTTATCAGACTTGCGTCTGCGAAATAAATTCGGATTAGAAATATTAATGATAAAACAGGCTGCGGAATTTTTAGTTGATAACTCGAAATTAGAGATCAAGCAACCAGACGCAAATTATTTATTAAACCAGAATGATATTTTGATCATTTTTGGTCGGGATGAGAAGATTCAACATTTTCGTGAGATGTAA
- a CDS encoding 3-hydroxybutyryl-CoA dehydrogenase yields MKNIAVIGGGTMGNGIAHVFAQYNFKVHLVEMNNQLIEKAMATINGNIDRQVKKGILVEERKSEILNHIIPTIGIESIPENTDLVIEAIYENKDAKLNIFKSLDSTLNQNCIFASNTSSISITELSSKNRPDKFIGMHFMNPVPVMKLVEIIRGYSTSDETFQTIKNLSLQLEKTPVEVFDYPGFISNRILMPMINEAIFTLMEGVASAEDIDVVMKLGMNHPMGPLTLADFIGLDVCLAIMNVLYTGFNDSKYRPCPLLKKMVAAGKLGRKTKEGFFKY; encoded by the coding sequence ATTAAAAATATTGCTGTAATCGGAGGCGGAACTATGGGTAATGGTATTGCCCACGTTTTTGCGCAGTATAATTTCAAAGTTCATCTTGTCGAAATGAACAACCAATTAATTGAAAAAGCTATGGCGACTATCAACGGTAATATAGATCGTCAGGTAAAAAAAGGAATTTTAGTCGAAGAGAGAAAATCCGAAATATTAAATCATATCATCCCAACTATTGGAATTGAAAGTATTCCTGAAAACACTGATTTGGTTATAGAAGCTATTTATGAAAATAAAGATGCTAAATTAAATATTTTCAAATCCTTAGATAGTACGCTGAATCAAAATTGTATTTTTGCTTCAAATACTTCATCCATTTCAATTACAGAATTATCCAGTAAAAATCGCCCTGATAAATTCATTGGAATGCATTTCATGAATCCAGTTCCTGTAATGAAACTTGTTGAAATTATTAGAGGTTATTCAACAAGCGACGAGACATTTCAAACTATAAAAAACTTATCATTGCAACTTGAAAAAACACCGGTGGAAGTATTTGATTATCCAGGGTTCATTTCAAATCGAATATTAATGCCGATGATCAATGAAGCGATTTTTACTTTAATGGAAGGGGTAGCATCAGCCGAAGATATCGATGTTGTAATGAAGTTGGGTATGAATCATCCCATGGGACCTTTGACACTTGCTGATTTTATCGGGCTTGATGTTTGCCTTGCCATTATGAATGTACTTTATACTGGCTTCAATGATTCAAAATACAGACCTTGCCCTTTGTTAAAAAAAATGGTGGCAGCGGGAAAACTCGGCAGGAAAACAAAAGAAGGTTTTTTTAAATACTAA
- a CDS encoding acetyl-CoA C-acetyltransferase, translated as MKKVVITHAKRTPIGSFNGSLSPFSASELGSIVIKSLIEESRIDVKSIDEVIMGNVLTSGMGQAPARQAAIFAGLTDHTECLTVNKMCGSGLKAVMLAAQAIIVGDAEIIIAGGQESMTNSPYVLPKARNGYRLGNGEIVDTVVYDGLWDKYNNIHMGSCAEKCAKDFHFTRNELDEFAAASYRKALDAQNSGRFENEITKVTISNKSGSVVFDKDEEPQKVNFGKIPALKPVFQKDGVVTAANASSINDGASALLVMSEEKAIELGFKPLVEIIAQSSAAKAPIEFTTAPADAISKLLNKSNLKVSDIDLFEINEAFAVVSLAVNKILALNPDKINVNGGAVALGHPIGASGARILTTLIYEMKKRNSIYGVASLCIGGGEASALLIKNFNS; from the coding sequence ATGAAAAAAGTAGTAATAACACATGCTAAAAGAACTCCAATCGGAAGTTTTAATGGATCACTTTCCCCATTTAGTGCAAGTGAATTAGGAAGCATCGTAATCAAAAGTCTAATTGAAGAATCACGGATTGATGTCAAATCAATTGACGAAGTGATAATGGGTAACGTACTTACCTCAGGGATGGGGCAGGCTCCTGCTCGTCAAGCTGCAATTTTTGCCGGACTTACCGATCACACCGAGTGCCTAACGGTTAATAAGATGTGCGGTAGTGGACTTAAAGCCGTAATGTTAGCTGCTCAGGCTATAATTGTCGGTGATGCAGAAATAATAATCGCAGGTGGACAAGAAAGTATGACAAATTCACCCTATGTCCTACCAAAGGCGAGAAATGGATATAGACTTGGCAATGGAGAAATTGTTGATACAGTAGTTTATGATGGATTATGGGATAAGTACAACAATATTCACATGGGAAGTTGTGCCGAAAAATGCGCTAAAGACTTTCACTTCACAAGAAATGAATTGGATGAGTTTGCAGCCGCATCATATAGGAAAGCACTTGACGCTCAGAATTCGGGTAGATTTGAGAATGAAATTACAAAAGTCACAATTTCTAACAAATCTGGTTCCGTAGTTTTTGATAAAGATGAAGAGCCACAAAAAGTTAATTTTGGAAAGATACCCGCACTAAAGCCTGTATTTCAGAAGGATGGTGTAGTTACAGCAGCCAATGCTTCCAGTATCAATGACGGTGCATCAGCATTGTTAGTTATGTCTGAGGAAAAAGCAATTGAACTTGGGTTTAAACCTTTAGTAGAAATAATTGCACAGAGTTCTGCGGCAAAAGCTCCAATAGAGTTTACTACTGCACCTGCAGATGCTATATCGAAACTTTTAAACAAATCAAATCTAAAAGTTTCTGACATAGATTTATTCGAGATCAACGAAGCATTTGCTGTAGTTTCATTAGCGGTAAATAAAATTCTTGCTCTTAACCCTGATAAGATAAATGTAAATGGCGGAGCAGTCGCACTTGGTCATCCGATAGGTGCCAGCGGTGCAAGAATTTTAACTACATTGATTTATGAAATGAAAAAAAGAAATTCTATCTATGGTGTCGCTTCCTTGTGTATTGGAGGGGGAGAGGCATCTGCTTTATTAATTAAAAATTTTAATAGTTAA
- the ftsY gene encoding signal recognition particle-docking protein FtsY, which yields MGIFKNINLGRLKEGLSKTKTKLLNSITEVISGKAVIDDKTLEEIEEILITSDIGYETSVQIIDNVRIKLRSTSDRSNTNLISAVKSELHNILNSTPKTNFDEELIKYKPYVILIVGVNGAGKTTTIGKLSHNFKRAGLKVIVGAADTFRAAANEQLDVWAQRANVKIVSGQQGSDPAAVAYATINQAIEGSYDVVLIDTAGRLHNKSNLMDELGKINRVINKKLQYAPNEILLVLDGTTGQNAIKQAEEFGKVVKLTGLVLTKIDGTSKGGIIFHITNKLKIPVKYIGVGEKIDDLQNFDPELL from the coding sequence ATGGGAATATTTAAGAATATAAATTTGGGCAGGCTGAAAGAAGGTCTGTCCAAGACAAAGACAAAGCTTTTAAATTCGATCACAGAAGTTATTTCCGGGAAGGCTGTCATTGATGATAAAACTCTTGAAGAAATAGAAGAGATTCTGATTACTTCTGATATTGGCTATGAAACTTCGGTTCAAATTATTGATAATGTGAGAATTAAACTTCGGAGCACTTCGGATAGATCGAATACAAATCTGATTAGTGCGGTTAAAAGTGAACTGCATAACATCCTTAATTCAACCCCAAAAACAAATTTTGATGAAGAATTAATTAAATATAAACCCTACGTTATTCTTATAGTCGGTGTGAATGGAGCAGGGAAGACAACTACAATAGGTAAGCTATCTCATAATTTTAAGCGAGCCGGATTAAAAGTGATTGTCGGAGCTGCAGATACTTTTCGCGCAGCAGCAAATGAACAACTTGATGTATGGGCACAAAGAGCAAACGTAAAGATAGTAAGTGGTCAGCAAGGAAGTGACCCTGCAGCAGTTGCTTATGCTACGATTAATCAAGCTATTGAAGGAAGTTATGATGTTGTACTAATTGATACAGCCGGAAGACTTCACAATAAATCAAATTTGATGGATGAGCTGGGAAAGATAAATCGAGTTATCAATAAAAAACTGCAATATGCTCCGAATGAAATATTGCTTGTATTAGATGGAACTACCGGTCAAAATGCCATTAAGCAAGCAGAAGAATTTGGGAAAGTTGTAAAGTTAACTGGTCTCGTTTTAACAAAAATTGATGGAACTTCAAAAGGTGGTATTATTTTCCATATTACAAATAAATTAAAGATTCCGGTAAAATATATTGGCGTTGGTGAAAAAATTGATGACCTGCAAAATTTTGATCCGGAACTTTTGTAA
- a CDS encoding CDP-alcohol phosphatidyltransferase family protein → MIVQINKIYTKSNLLSFFRLLLAIPMWFVLDYLQEPVWRYVAFSICILIAYTDIMDGRLARKYNEVTELGKIIDPLADKIAVAVIVTKLFLLNLITPYYIILILLRDGLIFLGGVFVSKKLGKVLPSNIPGKIAVFNIGLVILLIILRIDQNGLLFKSFYYSSITLLYLSFSIYLFRAVQIFKPNLLQKK, encoded by the coding sequence ATGATAGTTCAAATTAATAAAATATATACGAAATCTAATCTGTTAAGTTTTTTCAGATTGCTTCTTGCCATACCGATGTGGTTTGTTCTGGATTACCTTCAGGAGCCAGTGTGGAGATATGTGGCATTTTCAATTTGCATTCTTATCGCCTATACTGATATAATGGATGGAAGACTCGCAAGAAAATATAATGAAGTGACTGAGCTTGGAAAGATAATTGATCCACTCGCTGATAAAATTGCAGTTGCAGTAATAGTTACGAAACTGTTTCTACTAAATTTGATAACACCGTATTACATCATTTTGATTCTTCTGCGGGATGGATTAATTTTTTTAGGTGGAGTATTCGTTTCAAAGAAATTAGGCAAGGTTCTACCATCAAATATTCCAGGCAAAATTGCTGTATTTAATATTGGATTAGTGATTCTTCTAATCATTTTGCGAATTGATCAGAATGGTTTATTGTTTAAAAGTTTTTACTATTCCAGTATAACTCTTCTTTATTTATCATTTTCTATTTATCTGTTTCGCGCAGTACAAATTTTCAAACCAAACCTATTACAAAAAAAATAA